One stretch of Micromonospora echinospora DNA includes these proteins:
- a CDS encoding TetR/AcrR family transcriptional regulator, giving the protein MPRPRQALLTRDRIVDTALALIDADGLDALSTRRLAAALGVRGPSLYNHFATKEEILDAVADGVAATVDIDVFDEYEWLDALGRWARSYRAALAAHPNIVPYLAQGPGRRPAALAMADAVYGALVRAGWPPARATHIGAAMRYFVAGSALGSFARGFVEDPSLYAAHPHLNQAHRLAGHQRSVDEGAFALGLDALLHGLAAEYAATVAPLERVGGPE; this is encoded by the coding sequence GTGCCCCGACCCCGACAAGCCCTGCTCACACGCGACCGGATCGTCGATACCGCGCTGGCGCTGATCGACGCCGACGGGCTGGACGCGCTCTCCACCCGGCGGCTCGCCGCCGCCCTGGGCGTACGCGGCCCCTCGCTCTACAACCACTTCGCCACCAAGGAGGAGATCCTCGACGCGGTGGCCGACGGCGTCGCGGCAACCGTCGACATCGACGTCTTCGACGAGTACGAGTGGCTCGACGCGCTCGGCCGCTGGGCGCGCTCGTACCGCGCCGCGCTGGCCGCGCACCCGAACATCGTGCCGTACCTGGCGCAGGGGCCGGGCCGCCGTCCGGCCGCGCTCGCGATGGCCGACGCGGTCTACGGCGCGCTGGTCCGGGCCGGCTGGCCGCCCGCGCGGGCCACCCACATCGGCGCCGCGATGCGCTACTTCGTGGCCGGGTCAGCGCTCGGCTCGTTCGCCCGCGGCTTCGTCGAGGACCCCTCGCTCTACGCCGCGCACCCGCACCTCAACCAGGCGCACCGCCTCGCCGGCCACCAGCGCAGCGTGGACGAGGGGGCGTTCGCGCTCGGCCTGGACGCGCTGCTGCACGGCCTCGCCGCCGAGTACGCCGCCACCGTCGCCCCGCTGGAACGGGTCGGCGGTCCGGAGTAG
- a CDS encoding aldehyde dehydrogenase family protein: protein MDLAAAPPALLTRRHLHIAGDWADPSSDDTIPVENPATASIIGEVPAGTPADVDRAVAAAHAAFPGWAATAPEQRAAHLDRLHTALAARADEIARTVATELGTPLKLATRVQTGLPLTVLRSMVELAARPAAEQTVGNSLVLREPVGVVGAITPWNYPLHQVVAKVAPALAAGCTVVLKPSELTPLTAYLLFDAITDAGLPPGVVNLVPGTGPVVGEALAAHPDVDLVSFTGSTATGRRIARLAAERIARVSLELGGKSANVVLADADLPTAVKVGVGNALLNSGQTCTAWTRMLVHRDRYDEALDLVAAAVAGYRLGDPFDPATRLGPLASAAQAQRVRDHVDRALADGARLVAGGPDAPLPSQGHFVAPTVFADVHPDSALAQEEVFGPVLAVIPFADTDEAVAIANNSRYGLAGAVWSADSDAALAVARRMRTGQVDVNGGAFNPLAPFGGYKQSGLGRELGAYGVEEFTELKAIQR, encoded by the coding sequence ATGGATCTCGCCGCCGCCCCGCCCGCCCTGTTGACGCGCCGCCACCTGCACATCGCCGGTGACTGGGCCGACCCGTCGTCGGACGACACCATCCCGGTGGAGAACCCGGCCACCGCGAGCATCATCGGCGAGGTGCCGGCCGGTACGCCGGCCGACGTGGACCGGGCGGTCGCCGCCGCCCACGCCGCGTTCCCCGGCTGGGCCGCCACCGCCCCCGAGCAGCGGGCCGCGCACCTGGACCGGCTGCACACCGCGCTCGCCGCCCGCGCCGACGAGATCGCCCGCACCGTGGCCACCGAGCTGGGCACCCCGCTCAAGCTCGCCACCCGCGTCCAGACCGGGCTGCCGCTCACCGTGCTGCGGAGCATGGTCGAGCTGGCCGCCCGCCCGGCCGCCGAGCAGACGGTCGGCAACTCCCTCGTCCTCCGGGAGCCGGTCGGCGTGGTCGGCGCCATCACCCCGTGGAACTACCCGCTGCACCAGGTGGTCGCCAAGGTCGCGCCCGCGCTCGCCGCCGGGTGCACAGTCGTGCTCAAGCCCAGCGAGCTGACGCCGCTGACCGCGTACCTGCTGTTCGACGCGATCACCGACGCCGGCCTGCCGCCCGGCGTGGTGAACCTGGTGCCCGGCACCGGCCCGGTGGTCGGCGAGGCGCTCGCCGCGCACCCCGACGTCGACCTGGTCTCGTTCACCGGCTCCACCGCCACCGGCCGGCGCATCGCCCGCCTGGCCGCCGAGCGGATCGCCCGGGTGTCGCTGGAACTCGGCGGCAAGTCCGCGAACGTCGTCCTGGCCGACGCCGATCTGCCCACAGCGGTCAAGGTCGGCGTCGGCAACGCGCTGCTCAACTCCGGGCAGACCTGCACCGCCTGGACCCGGATGCTCGTGCACCGCGACCGCTACGACGAGGCCCTGGACCTGGTCGCGGCGGCGGTGGCCGGCTACCGGCTCGGCGACCCCTTCGACCCGGCCACCCGGCTGGGCCCGCTCGCCTCCGCCGCGCAGGCCCAGCGGGTACGCGACCACGTCGACCGGGCGCTCGCCGACGGCGCCCGGCTCGTCGCCGGCGGCCCGGACGCGCCGCTGCCGTCGCAGGGCCACTTCGTGGCGCCCACCGTCTTCGCCGACGTGCACCCCGACAGCGCGCTCGCCCAGGAGGAGGTGTTCGGGCCGGTGCTCGCGGTGATCCCGTTCGCCGACACCGACGAGGCGGTCGCCATCGCCAACAACTCCCGGTACGGGCTGGCCGGCGCGGTCTGGTCCGCCGACTCCGACGCGGCGCTGGCAGTGGCCCGGCGGATGCGTACCGGCCAGGTGGACGTCAACGGCGGCGCGTTCAACCCGCTCGCCCCGTTCGGCGGCTACAAGCAGTCCGGCCTCGGCCGGGAACTGGGCGCGTACGGCGTGGAGGAGTTCACCGAGCTGAAGGCGATCCAGCGGTGA
- a CDS encoding aminotransferase class V-fold PLP-dependent enzyme: MELEQARKLWQPEPGWLNTATYGLPPEPVWDAVQRVLADWRGGRVSFEVWDESVGRSRAAFARLAGVDEADVSIGSAVSQMVAPIAASLPAGATVVVPEVEFTSNLFPWLVQQERGVRVRTVPPAGLVDAIDADTDLVAFSVVQSADGAVAPYDEIVAAARAHGAFVVVDATQACGWLPFAADRADAVVVGAYKWLMAPRGAAFAYLAPELRERIRPDAAGWYAGKDPHASYYGLPLRLADDARRFDISPSWLCYVGAAPALELLADLDPEAVRAYDVGLANRFLAGLGRPPGDSAIVSVDVPDAHERLARAGVRAAVRAGRVRASFHLYTTEEDVDRAVEALTG; the protein is encoded by the coding sequence ATGGAGCTGGAGCAGGCACGGAAGTTGTGGCAGCCGGAACCGGGCTGGTTGAACACCGCCACCTACGGGCTGCCGCCCGAGCCGGTGTGGGACGCCGTGCAGCGGGTGCTCGCCGACTGGCGGGGCGGGCGGGTGTCGTTCGAGGTGTGGGACGAGTCGGTCGGGCGGTCCCGGGCCGCGTTCGCCCGGCTGGCCGGTGTGGACGAAGCCGACGTGAGCATCGGCTCCGCCGTGTCGCAGATGGTCGCGCCGATCGCGGCCAGCCTGCCGGCGGGGGCCACTGTGGTGGTGCCCGAGGTCGAGTTCACCTCGAACCTGTTCCCGTGGCTGGTCCAGCAGGAGCGCGGTGTGCGGGTACGCACCGTCCCGCCGGCCGGCCTGGTGGACGCGATCGACGCCGACACCGACCTGGTGGCGTTCAGCGTGGTGCAGTCCGCCGACGGCGCGGTGGCCCCGTACGACGAGATCGTCGCGGCGGCTCGCGCGCACGGCGCGTTCGTGGTGGTCGACGCCACGCAGGCGTGCGGGTGGCTGCCGTTCGCCGCGGACCGGGCCGACGCGGTGGTGGTGGGGGCGTACAAGTGGCTGATGGCGCCGCGGGGCGCGGCCTTCGCCTACCTGGCGCCGGAACTACGCGAGCGGATTCGCCCGGACGCGGCCGGGTGGTACGCCGGCAAGGACCCGCACGCCTCCTACTACGGCCTGCCGCTGCGCCTGGCCGACGACGCCCGGCGCTTCGACATCTCCCCGTCCTGGCTGTGCTACGTCGGAGCGGCGCCGGCGCTGGAGTTGCTCGCCGACCTCGACCCGGAGGCGGTGCGCGCGTACGACGTGGGGCTGGCCAACCGGTTCCTGGCCGGGCTGGGCCGCCCGCCCGGCGACAGCGCGATCGTCTCCGTCGACGTGCCGGACGCGCACGAGCGGCTGGCCCGCGCCGGGGTGCGCGCGGCGGTCCGGGCAGGCCGGGTCCGCGCCTCGTTCCACCTGTACACGACCGAGGAGGACGTGGACCGGGCGGTCGAGGCGCTGACCGGCTGA
- a CDS encoding acyl-CoA dehydrogenase family protein, with product MDFALSDEERAIRDTVRTFVTREVMPLEAEVLRRERAHQPGLDRSELRELQLKAKKFGFWGLATSEEYGGMALPAVMQSLIWTELGRSFVPFRFGGEADNILFHATEEQKREFLIPTIEGERISCFAITEPGAGSDAANIRLRARRDGDDWVLDGEKTFITNGNDADFAIVVAVTDPEKGARRGGATAFLVDRDMGWRSEFIQTMGEGGPASLIFDGVRVPHRNILGEIGQGFTLGMEWIGKGRYTIPSHAIGIAERALQMAIDYANTRETFGAPIATNQAIQWMIADSETELEAARWLILRSAWTVDQGLDPRHASSMGKLYGAGMVNRVVDRVLQIHGGMGYTRELPIERWYRQVRLYRIFEGTDEMQRLIISRDLLRGYTKIGGHLA from the coding sequence GTGGACTTCGCACTGTCCGACGAGGAACGCGCGATCCGGGACACCGTTCGCACGTTCGTCACCCGCGAGGTGATGCCGCTGGAGGCGGAGGTGCTGCGCCGCGAGCGCGCCCACCAGCCCGGCCTCGACCGCTCCGAGCTGCGCGAACTCCAGCTCAAGGCGAAGAAGTTCGGCTTCTGGGGGCTGGCCACCTCGGAGGAGTACGGCGGCATGGCCCTGCCGGCGGTCATGCAGTCGCTGATCTGGACCGAGCTGGGCCGCAGCTTCGTGCCCTTCCGCTTCGGCGGCGAGGCCGACAACATCCTGTTCCACGCCACCGAGGAGCAGAAGCGCGAGTTCCTGATCCCCACCATCGAGGGCGAACGGATCTCCTGCTTCGCCATCACCGAGCCGGGCGCGGGCTCCGACGCTGCCAACATCAGGCTGCGGGCCCGCCGCGACGGCGACGACTGGGTCCTCGACGGCGAGAAGACGTTCATCACCAACGGCAACGACGCCGACTTCGCCATCGTGGTCGCGGTGACCGACCCGGAGAAGGGCGCCCGCCGCGGCGGCGCCACGGCGTTCCTGGTGGACCGCGACATGGGCTGGCGGTCGGAGTTCATCCAGACCATGGGCGAGGGCGGTCCCGCCTCGCTGATCTTCGACGGCGTACGCGTGCCGCACCGCAACATCCTCGGCGAGATCGGGCAGGGCTTCACGCTCGGCATGGAGTGGATCGGCAAGGGCCGCTACACCATCCCCTCGCACGCCATCGGCATCGCCGAACGCGCCCTCCAGATGGCGATCGACTACGCCAACACCCGGGAGACGTTCGGCGCGCCGATCGCCACCAACCAGGCCATCCAGTGGATGATCGCCGACTCGGAGACCGAGCTGGAGGCCGCCCGCTGGCTGATCCTGCGCTCGGCCTGGACGGTCGACCAGGGCCTCGACCCCCGGCACGCCTCCTCGATGGGCAAGCTCTACGGCGCCGGCATGGTCAACCGGGTGGTGGACCGGGTGCTCCAGATCCACGGCGGCATGGGCTACACCCGTGAGCTGCCGATCGAGCGCTGGTACCGGCAGGTCCGGCTGTACCGGATCTTCGAGGGCACCGACGAGATGCAGCGGCTGATCATCTCCCGGGACCTGCTGCGCGGATACACGAAGATCGGCGGCCACCTGGCCTGA
- a CDS encoding alcohol dehydrogenase catalytic domain-containing protein: MKALVVRGRGETPAVEEVRLPAPGPGELRVRIRAAGICHSDLAMVDGTLAPAYPLVLGHEATGVVAEAGPGTTIAVGTPVVLNWAPACRECWHCRHGEPWLCAANPNPSTPRGETAAGEPLQVTLGLGALAEEVVVPQRAAVPVPAGLPPEQAAVLGCAVLTGVGAVRNTARVAPGESVAVIGLGGVGLAVLTAARRAGASPILAVDVVEAKRDLALAAGATDFLRSDDTLGKQIRARTDGRGVDHAFECVGRSVTIRAAWRATRRGGAVTVVGMGARDDMLSLSALDIFHSARTLRSSVYGSTDPDREVPELAAALAAGDLDLGPLVSGTVPLSEAPAALSRLARGEGARWVVTFPD; encoded by the coding sequence GTGAAGGCGCTCGTGGTGCGCGGCCGGGGCGAGACCCCGGCGGTCGAGGAGGTACGCCTGCCCGCGCCCGGCCCGGGCGAGCTGCGGGTACGCATCCGCGCCGCCGGCATCTGCCACTCCGACCTGGCCATGGTGGACGGCACGCTGGCGCCCGCGTACCCGCTGGTGCTGGGCCACGAGGCGACCGGCGTGGTGGCCGAGGCCGGGCCGGGCACGACGATCGCGGTCGGCACGCCAGTGGTGCTCAACTGGGCGCCGGCCTGCCGGGAGTGCTGGCACTGCCGGCACGGTGAGCCGTGGCTCTGCGCGGCCAATCCCAACCCGTCCACGCCCCGGGGCGAGACGGCCGCCGGTGAGCCCCTTCAGGTCACGCTCGGGCTCGGCGCGCTCGCCGAGGAGGTGGTGGTGCCGCAGCGCGCCGCCGTACCGGTGCCGGCCGGACTGCCGCCGGAGCAGGCCGCGGTGCTGGGCTGCGCGGTGCTCACCGGCGTCGGCGCGGTCCGCAACACCGCACGGGTCGCGCCCGGCGAGTCGGTCGCGGTGATCGGGCTCGGCGGGGTCGGCCTGGCCGTGCTGACCGCCGCCCGGCGGGCGGGCGCGTCGCCGATCCTCGCCGTCGACGTGGTGGAGGCCAAGCGGGACCTGGCGCTCGCGGCCGGCGCCACCGACTTCCTGCGCTCCGACGACACGCTCGGCAAGCAGATCCGGGCGCGCACCGACGGGCGCGGGGTGGACCACGCCTTCGAGTGCGTCGGCCGGTCCGTCACCATCCGCGCCGCCTGGCGGGCGACGCGGCGCGGGGGAGCGGTGACAGTGGTCGGCATGGGTGCCCGCGACGACATGCTCAGCCTCTCCGCGCTGGACATCTTCCACTCCGCCCGCACGTTGCGCTCCTCGGTGTACGGCTCGACCGACCCGGACCGGGAGGTGCCGGAGCTGGCCGCCGCGCTCGCCGCCGGTGACCTGGACCTCGGGCCGCTGGTGAGCGGCACGGTGCCGCTGTCGGAGGCGCCCGCGGCGCTTTCCCGGCTGGCCCGTGGTGAGGGCGCCCGCTGGGTGGTGACCTTCCCGGACTGA